The following are encoded in a window of Vigna unguiculata cultivar IT97K-499-35 chromosome 8, ASM411807v1, whole genome shotgun sequence genomic DNA:
- the LOC114195586 gene encoding probable indole-3-pyruvate monooxygenase YUCCA4 yields the protein MGSCKPQQEHVHGPIIIGAGPSGLAVAACLSEHKVPFVILERSNCIASLWQHKTYDRLKLHLPKQFCELPLKGFPHTFPKYPTKYQFISYMESYASHFNIHPRFNQTVQTAHFDKASKLWLVRTHNSEFLSPWLVVATGENAEPVLPRIHGMDHFSGSIAHTSVYKSGSEYRNQNVLVIGCGNSGMEVSLDLCRHNASPYMVARNTVHVLPREMFGFSTFGIAMALYKWFPIKVVDKILLLVTNFMLGNTNHYGIKRPKTGPIELKLATGKTPVLDVGQVAQIKCGNIKVMEGVKQITRNGAKFMDGQEKEFDAIILATGYKSNVPTWLKGCDFFTEDGMPKTPFPHGWKGEQGLYTVGFTRRGIQGTSCDAIKIAEDIASQWRTVENKNQCDSHIIVLPS from the exons ATGGGTTCTTGCAAACCCCAACAAGAACATGTTCATGGGCCTATCATCATAGGTGCCGGTCCTTCAGGCCTAGCCGTGGCTGCGTGTCTCTCAGAGCACAAAGTCCCTTTCGTGATTCTTGAGAGAAGCAACTGCATAGCCTCTCTTTGGCAACACAAAACCTACGACCGTCTCAAACTCCACCTCCCAAAACAGTTCTGCGAGCTTCCCCTCAAGGGCTTTCCGCACACCTTCCCCAAGTACCCCACAAAGTACCAGTTCATATCCTACATGGAGTCCTACGCCTCACACTTCAACATCCACCCCCGCTTCAACCAAACCGTTCAAACCGCTCATTTCGATAAAGCCTCCAAGCTTTGGCTCGTCAGGACTCACAACTCTGAGTTTCTCTCTCCCTGGCTCGTGGTCGCCACTGGGGAGAATGCCGAGCCTGTGCTCCCTAGAATTCACGGCATGGACCATTTTTCTGGCTCCATTGCTCACACCAGTGTCTACAAGTCTGGCTCTGAGTACAGAAACCAGAATGTTCTCGTCATTGGCTGTGGCAATTCAGGAATGGAAGTTAGCTTAGACCTTTGCAGACACAATGCCTCACCTTACATGGTTGCAAGAAACACA GTGCATGTGCTTCCTAGGGAGATGTTTGGGTTCTCAACTTTTGGCATAGCCATGGCTCTTTACAAGTGGTTTCCGATCAAAGTTGTAGACAAAATCCTCTTGCTGGTCACCAACTTCATGTTGGGCAACACCAATCACTATGGCATCAAAAGGCCCAAAACAGGGCCAATAGAGCTCAAACTAGCCACAGGGAAAACCCCGGTCCTTGATGTGGGTCAAGTGGCACAGATCAAATGTGGCAACATAAAG GTGATGGAGGGTGTGAAGCAGATAACAAGAAATGGTGCCAAATTTATGGACGGACAAGAAAAGGAATTTGATGCTATAATCTTGGCAACAGGGTACAAGAGCAACGTGCCTACTTGGCTTAAG GGGTGTGATTTTTTCACTGAGGATGGAATGCCGAAAACGCCATTTCCCCATGGGTGGAAAGGGGAGCAGGGATTGTATACGGTGGGGTTCACCAGAAGAGGCATTCAAGGAACATCGTGTGATGCAATCAAGATCGCTGAAGACATAGCCTCACAGTGGAGAACCGTAGAGAATAAGAATCAATGTGATTCACATATCATCGTTCTCCCTTCATAA